A single region of the Arthrobacter sp. V1I7 genome encodes:
- a CDS encoding amidase produces the protein MTELHYLDAGTALRLFRSRELSPVELMEAVITRTEAVNGGINALTETLFDEAMPAARQAAARYARGRDLTPLLGLPVAAKEKHGLRGRTLSQGLVARKGELAQADHPVVDRIQRAGGIIHARTTTPEYSCATVTHSPLWGVTRNPWNRQYSPGGSSGGSGAALAAGLAPLATASDIAGSTRLPASFTGTVGYKAPYGRIPGLAPLSADHYRGDGPMARTVADAALLANVMAGRHPGDHTSLAGGPALSCPPGADAASAVAGMRIALCIRLGNYPVAADIEANTRDVAAALRAAGAVVEEIELPWTTADISRTMFTHFGYLLGPAMEDETAESPELLAPYTRRFMADARKAAAENRFIDGIRAETSMQAELAAAMSGFDALVCPASAVAALDADGMYLEGIDAGGVRLEHYWQGHMTAPFNITNRCPVLAVPSGMADCGIPTGVQIVGHPFDDATVFSVGAAVEAVRPWAGRRPDLLVNH, from the coding sequence ATGACCGAACTGCACTACCTCGACGCCGGCACGGCGCTGCGGCTCTTCCGCTCCCGGGAGCTCTCGCCGGTGGAGCTCATGGAAGCGGTGATCACCCGGACGGAGGCCGTCAACGGAGGAATCAACGCCCTGACGGAAACCCTGTTCGACGAGGCGATGCCGGCGGCACGGCAGGCCGCTGCCAGGTATGCGCGGGGCCGGGACCTCACACCGCTGCTGGGGCTGCCGGTAGCGGCAAAGGAAAAGCACGGGCTCAGGGGACGCACCCTTTCGCAGGGGCTCGTGGCCCGCAAGGGGGAGCTGGCGCAGGCGGACCATCCCGTCGTCGACCGGATCCAGCGCGCCGGCGGAATCATCCATGCCCGCACCACCACGCCCGAATACAGCTGTGCCACCGTCACCCACAGTCCTCTGTGGGGAGTCACGCGCAACCCCTGGAACCGGCAGTATTCCCCGGGTGGCTCCTCCGGCGGTTCCGGGGCGGCACTGGCCGCCGGGCTGGCGCCGCTCGCCACCGCCTCCGACATCGCGGGTTCAACCCGCCTGCCGGCGTCCTTCACCGGGACCGTCGGCTATAAGGCACCCTACGGACGGATTCCCGGCCTGGCCCCGCTCTCCGCGGACCACTACCGCGGCGACGGCCCGATGGCACGGACCGTGGCGGACGCGGCCTTGCTGGCGAACGTCATGGCGGGCCGTCATCCGGGCGACCATACCTCCCTCGCCGGAGGCCCGGCGTTGTCCTGCCCGCCGGGCGCCGACGCCGCCTCGGCAGTGGCCGGCATGCGCATCGCACTGTGCATCCGGCTGGGGAACTATCCCGTCGCCGCCGACATCGAGGCCAATACGCGTGACGTGGCAGCAGCCTTGCGTGCCGCCGGGGCCGTGGTGGAAGAGATCGAGCTGCCCTGGACCACGGCGGACATCAGCCGGACCATGTTCACCCACTTCGGCTACCTCCTCGGTCCGGCCATGGAGGACGAGACCGCGGAGTCTCCAGAGCTGCTGGCCCCGTACACACGGCGGTTCATGGCGGACGCGCGGAAAGCCGCCGCGGAAAACCGGTTCATCGATGGTATCCGGGCGGAAACGAGTATGCAGGCCGAGCTTGCCGCGGCGATGTCCGGCTTCGACGCCCTGGTCTGCCCGGCCTCGGCCGTGGCCGCCCTGGATGCGGACGGCATGTACCTCGAGGGCATCGACGCCGGCGGCGTGCGGCTCGAGCACTACTGGCAGGGGCACATGACGGCACCCTTCAACATCACCAACCGTTGCCCCGTCCTTGCCGTGCCGAGCGGCATGGCCGACTGCGGCATCCCGACGGGAGTGCAGATCGTCGGCCATCCATTCGATGACGCCACAGTCTTCAGCGTGGGCGCCGCCGTGGAGGCGGTGCGGCCCTGGGCCGGGCGCCGTCCGGACCTCCTGGTGAACCACTAG
- a CDS encoding ATP-binding cassette domain-containing protein, whose protein sequence is MAHIDVSNIDYFLSDGTQLLNGVTFKVPDGTKTALIGPNGTGKTTLFRIISGDLVPDEGVIGRSGNMGIMRQFVGQVRDDSTVRDLLVSAAPPALATAARTVDEAELAMLEHDDEPTQMNYAQAIVDWGDAGGYDVETVWDEVCMAALGLPFDRAQHRPASSLSGGEQKRLVLEALFAGPDDLLLLDEPDNYLDVPGKRWLEAKLNESKKTVFFISHDRELLNNAASRIVTLEPGINGAGAWVHGGGFGSYVGARADRNARFEELRKRWDEEHVKLKELVNMYKNKAAFRSDMANRYHAAQTRLAKFLEVGPPEALPIEQKVQMRLRGGRTAKRAIVAEKLELTGLMKAFSTEVWFGDRVGVLGSNGSGKSHFLRLLATGGTDPEREHLPVSDVEIAEVPHEGTVKLGARIRPGFFAQTHIRPDLLGKTLLEILHRGDEHRSGLGREAAAGALDGYGLAAQSEQKYESLSGGQQARFQILLLQLSGATLLLLDEPTDNLDLHSAEALERAIDHFEGTVLAVTHDRWFARTFDRFLIFGSDGKVYESAEPVWDEKRVERAR, encoded by the coding sequence GTGGCTCATATTGACGTTTCCAACATCGATTACTTCCTTTCCGACGGCACGCAGCTGCTCAACGGCGTGACCTTCAAGGTCCCGGACGGCACCAAAACGGCACTCATCGGGCCCAACGGAACGGGAAAGACGACGTTGTTCCGGATCATCTCCGGCGACCTCGTTCCGGACGAAGGCGTGATCGGACGCTCCGGAAACATGGGCATCATGCGCCAGTTCGTGGGCCAGGTCCGGGACGATTCCACCGTCCGCGACCTGCTGGTCTCGGCCGCGCCGCCGGCGCTGGCCACCGCTGCCCGCACGGTCGATGAGGCCGAGCTGGCGATGCTGGAGCACGACGACGAACCCACCCAGATGAACTACGCACAGGCGATCGTGGACTGGGGAGACGCCGGCGGCTACGACGTCGAGACCGTCTGGGACGAGGTCTGCATGGCCGCGCTGGGCCTGCCGTTCGACCGCGCGCAGCACCGACCGGCGTCGAGCCTCTCCGGCGGCGAGCAGAAGCGGCTGGTGCTGGAGGCGCTCTTCGCCGGTCCCGACGACCTGCTGCTGCTCGACGAACCGGACAACTACCTCGACGTGCCGGGCAAGCGCTGGCTGGAGGCAAAGCTGAACGAGTCGAAAAAGACCGTGTTCTTCATCAGCCACGACCGCGAGCTGCTTAACAACGCGGCCAGCCGCATCGTCACCCTCGAACCGGGCATCAACGGCGCCGGCGCCTGGGTGCACGGCGGCGGCTTCGGCTCCTATGTGGGGGCGCGCGCAGACCGGAATGCCCGCTTCGAGGAGCTGCGCAAGCGCTGGGACGAGGAGCACGTCAAGCTCAAGGAACTCGTCAACATGTACAAGAACAAGGCCGCGTTCCGTTCCGACATGGCCAACCGGTACCACGCCGCGCAGACCCGGCTGGCGAAGTTCCTGGAAGTGGGCCCGCCCGAGGCCCTGCCGATCGAGCAGAAGGTGCAGATGCGGCTCAGGGGCGGCCGGACTGCCAAGCGGGCCATTGTGGCCGAAAAGCTGGAACTGACCGGGCTCATGAAGGCGTTCTCCACCGAGGTGTGGTTCGGCGACCGGGTCGGCGTCCTGGGCTCCAACGGATCCGGCAAGAGCCACTTCCTGCGTCTGCTCGCCACCGGCGGCACCGATCCGGAACGCGAGCACCTGCCGGTGTCCGACGTCGAGATCGCCGAAGTCCCGCACGAGGGCACCGTCAAACTCGGCGCCCGGATCCGGCCCGGGTTCTTCGCACAGACCCACATCCGGCCGGACCTGCTGGGCAAGACGCTGCTGGAGATCCTGCACCGGGGCGATGAACACCGCTCCGGGCTGGGCCGCGAGGCCGCGGCCGGGGCACTGGACGGCTACGGCCTGGCCGCGCAGTCGGAGCAGAAGTACGAATCCCTCTCCGGCGGCCAGCAGGCCCGGTTCCAGATCCTGCTGCTGCAGCTCTCCGGCGCCACGCTGCTGCTGCTCGACGAGCCGACGGACAACCTGGACCTGCACTCCGCCGAGGCCCTGGAACGGGCGATTGACCACTTCGAGGGCACCGTCCTGGCCGTCACCCACGACCGCTGGTTCGCCCGGACCTTTGACCGTTTCCTGATCTTCGGCTCCGACGGCAAGGTCTACGAGTCGGCCGAGCCGGTCTGGGACGAAAAGCGCGTCGAGCGGGCCCGCTAG
- a CDS encoding DeoR/GlpR family DNA-binding transcription regulator gives MNTGERHRRIGELLRSREHVTVDELMAACGASGATIRRDLDVLALHGVLRRVHGGARSLLVGGENPEYGQRELEDHAVKVRIAAGVAALLKDRGHLWLDSGTTATEIARQVQQREMTIMPMSLRAVNALTAESPAGRRPELLLPGGSLVPGELSFRGPMAEANIRSLRFDTAVVTPCALNLQDGLLAHDLDDAAVKRAGLESAGRVIVACSGKKWNASAVALVAPLDAVDTIVTDKALSPGELAQLAQHSVEAVIV, from the coding sequence ATGAACACTGGTGAACGGCACCGCCGGATCGGAGAACTGCTGCGCAGCCGGGAGCATGTGACCGTGGACGAACTCATGGCCGCCTGCGGCGCCTCCGGGGCCACCATCCGGCGCGACCTCGATGTCCTGGCCCTGCACGGCGTGCTGCGCAGGGTCCATGGCGGAGCCAGGAGCCTGCTGGTGGGCGGCGAGAACCCTGAGTACGGGCAACGCGAGCTGGAAGACCACGCCGTCAAGGTGCGGATTGCTGCCGGAGTTGCGGCCCTGCTCAAGGACCGGGGACACCTCTGGCTGGACAGCGGCACCACGGCCACGGAAATCGCCCGTCAGGTGCAACAGCGCGAGATGACCATCATGCCGATGTCCTTGCGTGCCGTCAATGCGCTAACCGCAGAGTCCCCCGCCGGCCGCCGCCCCGAATTATTGCTCCCGGGCGGAAGCCTGGTCCCCGGAGAACTGTCGTTCCGCGGACCCATGGCAGAAGCCAATATCCGCTCGCTGCGCTTCGACACCGCCGTGGTCACACCCTGCGCGCTAAATCTCCAGGACGGACTGCTGGCCCACGACCTCGACGACGCCGCCGTGAAGCGCGCCGGACTTGAATCCGCAGGGCGGGTGATCGTCGCGTGCTCCGGGAAAAAATGGAACGCCAGCGCCGTCGCACTCGTCGCGCCCCTCGACGCCGTGGACACCATTGTCACGGACAAGGCCCTCAGCCCCGGAGAACTCGCCCAACTCGCCCAACACTCGGTGGAAGCAGTGATCGTATGA
- a CDS encoding MFS transporter: MTETATRPQLKAAAAATFLIFGVNGLVFASWAARIPAVTDTLQITSGQMGTLLLCLAAGSLVALPTAGHVVGRIGTANTVRAAGLLAAAAGVGIALSLAAETVPGTAISLFVFGIGIGLWDVSQNIEGADVEHKLGRTIMPQFHAAFSGGAFVGALIGAGLSRLGVGLPAHLLVIAAVVAGAALWAPRYFLAHVPVAAQLDGEAAQPRPARAWRDARTLLIGVVVLGATLTEGAGNDWIAKAAVDGLGATEATGALLFAAFVLAMTAMRFFGGRAIDAYGRAAVLRASMAAAALGLVLFVFAGDIWLATAGAALWGVGAALPFPVGMSAAADDPKHAAARVSVVSTVGYIAFLAGPPLLGYLGDVTGIRMALLAIAVPILGALLLAGAAKPLHGR; this comes from the coding sequence ATGACCGAAACAGCAACCCGCCCGCAGCTGAAGGCCGCAGCCGCCGCCACTTTCCTGATCTTCGGCGTCAACGGGCTCGTGTTCGCCAGCTGGGCCGCCCGCATCCCGGCGGTGACCGACACCCTGCAGATCACCTCGGGACAGATGGGGACACTGCTGCTGTGTTTGGCGGCCGGTTCGCTTGTCGCCCTGCCGACCGCAGGGCATGTCGTGGGCAGAATCGGCACGGCCAACACCGTTCGCGCCGCCGGTCTCCTGGCCGCGGCAGCCGGCGTGGGGATCGCGCTGTCGCTGGCCGCCGAGACCGTTCCGGGGACCGCAATCTCGCTGTTCGTCTTCGGCATCGGCATCGGGCTGTGGGACGTGTCCCAAAACATTGAAGGGGCCGACGTCGAGCACAAGCTCGGCCGCACCATCATGCCGCAGTTCCACGCCGCCTTCAGCGGCGGAGCCTTCGTCGGTGCGCTGATCGGCGCCGGGCTGTCCAGGCTCGGCGTCGGACTTCCGGCGCACCTGCTCGTAATCGCCGCGGTGGTCGCGGGGGCCGCCCTGTGGGCCCCACGGTACTTCCTTGCGCATGTGCCGGTGGCTGCCCAGCTCGACGGGGAGGCAGCACAGCCCCGGCCCGCGCGGGCCTGGCGGGACGCCCGGACCCTGCTGATCGGCGTCGTGGTTCTTGGTGCCACGCTCACCGAAGGCGCCGGAAACGACTGGATTGCCAAAGCCGCCGTGGACGGACTCGGCGCCACGGAGGCCACCGGGGCCCTGCTGTTTGCCGCCTTTGTCCTGGCCATGACCGCCATGCGCTTTTTCGGCGGACGGGCGATCGATGCGTACGGCCGGGCGGCGGTGCTCCGGGCGAGCATGGCAGCGGCCGCGCTCGGGCTGGTGCTCTTCGTTTTTGCCGGCGACATCTGGCTGGCGACGGCAGGCGCCGCACTGTGGGGTGTGGGGGCTGCCCTGCCGTTCCCGGTAGGGATGTCCGCGGCGGCGGACGATCCCAAGCACGCCGCCGCCCGGGTCTCCGTCGTGTCGACGGTGGGCTACATCGCCTTCCTCGCCGGCCCCCCGTTGCTGGGCTACCTGGGCGACGTGACCGGGATCAGGATGGCCCTGCTGGCGATCGCGGTTCCGATTCTGGGCGCCCTTCTGCTCGCCGGCGCCGCAAAGCCCTTGCACGGCAGGTGA
- a CDS encoding bifunctional phosphatase PAP2/diacylglycerol kinase family protein, which produces MRSVLRKAPGRLAGLDRRLVRAVSGFPGGGHDDFFRRLSAAATKGKLWFGIAALMALVPGRTRRAALHGLLAQGVASAITNLGFKTLLPRARPLPEHLPAFRFVHPQPTSSSMPSGHSASAVAFTLGVGLIRPAVGAALAPIAAGVAYSRVHTGAHWPSDVLFGSAIGAGAALVTRKWWPVRPPFPEVRRTAVTAAGLPDGEGLGIAVNTLGGSYAAETAAALQKIFPKAYVTEMAPQENVAEAISAVAGRPGVRALGVWGGDGTVGTAAAIAVEHSLPLLVLPGGTLNHFARDAGIPNLEAAVKAASLGEAARADLGLVAVERGLPDSPEVLHLTMLNTASIGLYPNLVRRRELLQPALGKPLAGVVAMFRTFATGTPTGVIVDGVRHRLWILYIGRGRYYPRDHAPLVRPVLDDGVFDLRMITADESFARLRLLWSVLTGTVSTSRITHLSESRSIRVEPGDSTMVLAVDGEVMSGVRGVEFSVLPGALTYYSPAS; this is translated from the coding sequence ATGCGAAGCGTGCTGAGGAAAGCGCCGGGACGGCTGGCGGGGCTCGACCGGAGACTGGTGCGGGCCGTCTCGGGGTTTCCGGGTGGGGGCCATGACGATTTTTTCCGGCGGTTGTCCGCAGCGGCAACGAAGGGAAAGCTCTGGTTCGGCATCGCCGCTCTGATGGCCCTGGTGCCTGGCAGGACCCGCCGTGCGGCTCTCCATGGGCTGCTGGCGCAAGGCGTGGCCTCCGCCATCACCAACCTTGGCTTCAAGACCCTCCTGCCGCGGGCACGCCCCCTGCCGGAACACCTCCCGGCCTTCCGCTTCGTCCACCCCCAGCCCACCAGCTCCTCCATGCCCTCCGGCCACTCGGCCTCGGCCGTTGCCTTCACTCTTGGCGTGGGACTGATCCGCCCGGCCGTCGGTGCCGCGCTGGCCCCCATCGCAGCGGGCGTGGCCTACTCCCGGGTTCATACCGGAGCCCACTGGCCCTCGGATGTCCTCTTCGGTTCGGCAATCGGGGCCGGCGCCGCCCTCGTCACGCGCAAATGGTGGCCCGTCCGGCCGCCCTTCCCCGAGGTCCGGCGCACCGCCGTCACGGCCGCCGGGCTTCCCGACGGCGAGGGACTCGGCATCGCGGTGAACACGCTGGGTGGGTCCTACGCGGCGGAGACGGCCGCGGCCCTGCAAAAAATATTCCCGAAGGCGTATGTAACAGAAATGGCGCCGCAGGAGAACGTGGCGGAGGCAATCTCTGCTGTGGCCGGGCGCCCCGGAGTCCGCGCTCTGGGCGTCTGGGGCGGGGACGGAACGGTGGGCACCGCGGCGGCGATCGCCGTCGAGCATTCCCTGCCGCTCCTGGTCCTGCCCGGCGGAACGCTCAACCACTTCGCGCGCGACGCCGGAATCCCCAACCTGGAGGCAGCCGTCAAGGCGGCGTCCTTGGGCGAGGCCGCCCGCGCGGACCTCGGTCTCGTGGCCGTGGAGCGCGGGCTTCCCGACAGCCCCGAAGTGCTCCACCTGACCATGCTCAACACCGCGAGCATTGGCCTATACCCGAACCTCGTCCGGCGCCGGGAACTGCTCCAGCCGGCGCTGGGTAAACCCCTGGCCGGCGTAGTGGCGATGTTCCGGACCTTCGCCACAGGAACGCCGACCGGCGTGATCGTCGACGGCGTGCGGCACAGGCTGTGGATCCTCTACATCGGACGCGGACGGTACTACCCCCGCGACCATGCGCCGCTGGTCCGCCCCGTCCTGGACGACGGGGTCTTCGACCTCAGGATGATTACGGCGGACGAGTCCTTTGCCCGGCTCCGGCTTCTCTGGTCCGTGCTGACCGGGACGGTCTCAACCTCGCGGATCACCCATCTGAGCGAAAGCAGGAGCATCCGGGTGGAGCCGGGAGACAGCACCATGGTCCTGGCGGTGGACGGGGAAGTGATGTCAGGGGTGCGCGGCGTCGAATTCTCCGTCCTGCCCGGCGCCCTCACCTATTACTCGCCCGCGTCCTGA
- a CDS encoding ABC transporter ATP-binding protein codes for MIEARGLTKVYGDKTAVAGVNFTVEAGRVTGFLGPNGAGKSTTMRMIMGLDRPTSGTVTVNGAPFARHAAPLRDVGALLDAKAVHTSRSAYNHLLAMAATHSIARKRVHEVIEMTGLTDVAKKKVKGFSLGMGQRLGIAAALLGDPQTVILDEPVNGLDPEGVLWVRNLVKYLASEGRTVFLSSHLMSEMAVTADHLIVIGRGRIIADAPIQEIINGKGQSRTRVRSDQPDQLMHLLAGAGVSVELQENELLEVKGLDPRHIARTALDGRVLIYELTPLQASLEEAYMELTKDEVEYHSLITTGAGAPVQSGGNQP; via the coding sequence ATGATCGAAGCACGAGGCCTGACGAAGGTTTACGGCGACAAGACTGCCGTCGCCGGTGTCAATTTCACTGTCGAAGCCGGCCGGGTCACCGGCTTCCTGGGCCCGAACGGGGCCGGTAAATCCACCACCATGCGGATGATCATGGGACTGGACCGGCCGACGTCGGGCACCGTGACCGTCAACGGCGCCCCGTTCGCGCGGCACGCCGCACCGTTGCGCGACGTCGGCGCGCTCCTGGACGCCAAGGCCGTCCACACCAGCCGCTCCGCCTACAACCACCTCCTGGCGATGGCCGCCACGCACAGCATCGCCAGGAAGCGCGTGCACGAGGTCATCGAAATGACCGGACTGACCGACGTGGCCAAGAAAAAGGTCAAGGGCTTCTCGCTGGGCATGGGCCAGCGGCTGGGCATCGCCGCGGCGCTCCTCGGCGATCCCCAGACGGTCATCCTGGACGAGCCCGTCAACGGCCTCGATCCGGAAGGTGTCCTCTGGGTCCGCAACCTGGTGAAGTACCTGGCCTCCGAGGGCCGCACCGTCTTCCTCTCCAGCCACCTGATGAGTGAGATGGCAGTAACAGCCGACCATCTGATCGTGATCGGCCGGGGCCGGATCATCGCCGACGCCCCGATCCAGGAGATCATCAACGGGAAAGGCCAGAGCCGTACCCGCGTCCGCAGCGACCAGCCGGACCAGCTCATGCACCTGCTCGCCGGAGCCGGTGTCTCCGTGGAGCTGCAGGAGAACGAACTGCTCGAGGTCAAAGGCCTCGACCCGCGGCACATTGCCCGGACCGCGCTTGACGGCCGCGTCCTGATTTACGAGCTCACCCCGCTGCAGGCAAGCCTCGAGGAGGCTTACATGGAGCTGACCAAGGATGAGGTCGAATACCACTCGCTGATCACCACGGGCGCCGGCGCCCCCGTCCAATCCGGAGGCAACCAGCCATGA
- a CDS encoding ABC transporter permease, protein MSSTTLDPTPSPRSAHAGNAAGDASAAKLSGNGTSPGPGPSFLRVLNSEFIKFRTLLSTLILLGSTVLVVVGFGALSAWGTGQFAEAASTDPQAAAAFAAQGGDLAVGVPTSGIAFAQLILGSLGVLLMSSEFTTGMARSTFAAVPRRIPAFAAKLLVVMVTAFVLTAVSVLLAGLVSLPILDNYDLKLDLASSQSVKLLLVNSLYVAAVAAIGMSLGALIRNSAGGIMSLVGVFFVAPIAFQLIPGDFFVEARKYLPGNTVEPLTAVEHLPDTLEAWQAALVLGAWVLIPLLLAAFLLKRRDV, encoded by the coding sequence ATGAGCTCAACCACCCTCGACCCCACCCCCTCACCCCGCAGCGCCCACGCCGGAAACGCCGCTGGCGACGCCTCTGCCGCCAAGCTGTCGGGCAACGGCACCAGTCCCGGCCCGGGACCGTCCTTCCTCCGCGTCCTGAACTCCGAATTCATCAAATTCCGCACCCTGCTGTCCACCCTGATCCTGCTCGGCTCCACGGTCCTGGTGGTGGTGGGCTTCGGTGCCCTCTCCGCGTGGGGCACCGGACAGTTCGCCGAGGCCGCCTCGACGGACCCCCAGGCGGCCGCCGCGTTCGCCGCCCAGGGCGGGGATCTCGCCGTCGGCGTCCCCACGTCCGGCATCGCCTTCGCCCAGCTGATCCTTGGGTCGCTTGGCGTGCTGCTGATGAGCTCGGAGTTCACCACCGGCATGGCCCGCTCCACCTTCGCCGCCGTGCCCAGGCGGATCCCGGCCTTTGCCGCCAAACTCCTTGTCGTCATGGTGACTGCCTTTGTCCTTACCGCCGTTTCCGTGCTCCTGGCCGGCCTGGTGTCGCTGCCGATCCTGGACAACTACGACCTCAAACTCGACCTCGCCAGTTCCCAGTCGGTCAAACTGCTGCTGGTCAACAGCCTCTACGTGGCAGCCGTGGCCGCGATCGGCATGTCCCTCGGTGCACTGATTCGCAACTCCGCCGGCGGCATCATGAGCCTGGTGGGCGTGTTCTTCGTGGCACCGATCGCGTTCCAGCTGATCCCCGGCGACTTCTTCGTCGAGGCCCGGAAGTACCTGCCCGGCAACACCGTGGAACCGCTGACCGCGGTGGAGCACCTCCCGGACACGCTCGAAGCCTGGCAGGCGGCCCTGGTCCTGGGCGCCTGGGTGCTCATCCCGCTGCTCCTCGCCGCGTTCCTGCTGAAAAGGCGGGATGTCTAG
- a CDS encoding amino acid permease gives MQADQQLSKSLKPRHLSMIAIAGVIGAGLFVGSGAAIQQAGPGILLAYMAAGLVVILVMRMLGEMAAANPETGSFSTYADKALGRWAGFSIGWLYAWFWIIVLGIEATAGAAIMHRWVPGIDQWVWALILMVLLTLTNLGSVKSFGEFEFWFASIKVTAIVLFLLFGVAAILGLVPGVPAPGLSNLVDNGGFLPNGPGAVLAGILVVVFSFFGAEIATIAAGESENPVDAVKKAVKSTVWRILVFYIGSIAVVVTLLPWNSASVAKSPYVAVIELFGIPGAGTIMDIVVLTSVLSCLNSGLYTASRMLFSLSRRGDAPKSWTKISKRGVPAAAVLASTIVGFITVGLNYIAPDTVFLFLVNTSGAIALFVWLVIAGSQLILRRQMGAAAKDLQLKMWLFPYLTWVAIISIVALLIGMVILESTRESLLLSLALAAVVVGIGLWRYRKQGGTSTGVPTEVPAEKVSLGAGTAS, from the coding sequence ATGCAGGCTGACCAGCAGCTTTCGAAATCCCTTAAACCCAGGCATCTTTCCATGATCGCGATCGCGGGCGTGATCGGCGCCGGACTCTTTGTCGGTTCCGGCGCCGCAATCCAGCAGGCCGGTCCCGGCATCCTCCTTGCCTACATGGCGGCGGGCCTTGTGGTCATCCTGGTCATGCGCATGCTTGGCGAAATGGCCGCCGCCAACCCGGAAACCGGTTCCTTCTCCACCTACGCGGACAAGGCGCTCGGCCGCTGGGCCGGCTTCAGCATCGGCTGGCTCTATGCTTGGTTCTGGATCATCGTGCTCGGTATCGAGGCCACGGCGGGGGCCGCGATCATGCACCGCTGGGTGCCCGGCATCGACCAGTGGGTCTGGGCCCTGATCCTCATGGTGCTGCTCACCCTGACCAACCTGGGCTCCGTGAAGTCCTTCGGTGAGTTCGAATTCTGGTTCGCCTCCATCAAGGTGACGGCGATCGTGCTGTTCCTGCTCTTCGGTGTGGCCGCCATCCTCGGCCTGGTTCCCGGCGTCCCTGCCCCCGGCCTGAGCAACCTGGTCGACAACGGCGGCTTCCTGCCCAACGGCCCCGGCGCGGTGCTCGCGGGCATCCTGGTGGTTGTCTTCTCCTTCTTCGGCGCCGAAATCGCCACCATTGCCGCCGGCGAATCGGAGAACCCGGTCGACGCCGTGAAGAAGGCCGTAAAGTCCACTGTCTGGCGCATCCTGGTCTTCTACATCGGCTCCATCGCGGTCGTAGTGACCTTGCTGCCGTGGAACTCCGCTTCGGTGGCCAAGAGCCCCTACGTTGCCGTGATCGAACTCTTCGGCATCCCCGGCGCCGGCACCATCATGGACATCGTCGTGCTGACCTCCGTGCTGTCCTGCCTGAACTCCGGCCTCTACACGGCCAGCCGGATGCTCTTCTCGCTCTCCCGCAGGGGCGACGCCCCCAAGTCCTGGACGAAGATCTCCAAGCGCGGCGTCCCGGCCGCGGCAGTCCTGGCCTCCACGATCGTCGGTTTCATCACCGTGGGCCTGAACTACATCGCCCCGGACACGGTGTTCCTGTTCCTGGTCAACACCTCCGGCGCCATCGCCTTGTTCGTGTGGCTGGTCATTGCCGGATCGCAGCTGATCCTGCGCCGCCAAATGGGCGCGGCAGCAAAGGATCTGCAGCTGAAGATGTGGCTCTTCCCGTACCTGACCTGGGTGGCCATCATCAGCATCGTGGCCCTGCTGATCGGCATGGTGATCCTGGAATCCACCCGGGAATCGCTGCTGCTCTCGCTTGCCCTCGCGGCCGTCGTCGTGGGCATCGGCCTGTGGCGCTACCGAAAGCAGGGCGGGACCTCCACCGGCGTGCCGACAGAAGTTCCGGCCGAGAAAGTTTCCCTCGGCGCGGGAACGGCCTCCTAA
- a CDS encoding intradiol ring-cleavage dioxygenase has translation MTTPIQPEPHPDHDRGLEFDLSTLLSRRRSLGMFLGAGAAAALAACTPGGSTGSAGSATASSTPTGSASSPGSAAAATPSASASPTLTRAIAECGVEIPEETAGPFPGDGSNGPNALSASGVVRQDITASFGTSTSTAAGVPLTVTLTLLDNANGCTPLAGAAIYAWHCDRDGRYSMYDSGLKNENYLRGVQEADANGQVTFTTIYPGAYSGRWPHIHFEVFESMNNATTAGQVLAVSQIALTDAACREVYASAGYESSARNFPRTTLKSDNVFGDDGGIYQLATMGGSVSAGYTAALNVTI, from the coding sequence ATGACGACGCCAATCCAGCCAGAACCGCACCCCGACCACGACCGCGGCCTGGAATTCGACCTCTCGACCCTGCTGAGCCGCCGGCGCTCGCTAGGCATGTTCCTCGGGGCCGGCGCGGCGGCGGCGCTAGCCGCCTGCACCCCGGGCGGATCGACGGGCTCCGCCGGCTCAGCGACGGCTAGCTCGACGCCGACCGGCTCCGCAAGCAGCCCAGGCAGCGCGGCGGCCGCGACGCCGTCGGCCTCCGCGTCGCCCACGCTGACCCGTGCAATCGCCGAGTGCGGCGTCGAAATTCCCGAGGAAACCGCCGGACCGTTTCCGGGGGACGGGTCCAACGGTCCCAATGCGCTGTCGGCCTCCGGCGTCGTCCGGCAGGACATCACCGCCAGCTTCGGAACCTCGACCTCCACGGCCGCGGGCGTGCCCCTGACCGTCACGCTGACCCTGCTCGACAACGCCAACGGCTGCACGCCGCTGGCCGGCGCGGCGATCTATGCCTGGCATTGCGACCGCGACGGCAGGTACTCCATGTACGATTCCGGCCTCAAGAACGAGAACTACCTCCGCGGCGTCCAGGAGGCCGACGCGAACGGCCAGGTCACCTTCACGACCATCTACCCCGGCGCGTACAGCGGCCGCTGGCCGCACATCCACTTTGAGGTGTTTGAATCCATGAACAACGCCACGACGGCGGGACAGGTCCTCGCCGTCTCGCAGATCGCGCTGACGGACGCGGCATGCAGGGAGGTTTACGCCTCGGCCGGGTACGAGTCCAGCGCGCGGAACTTCCCGCGCACTACGCTCAAATCCGACAATGTCTTCGGCGACGACGGCGGCATCTACCAGCTCGCCACGATGGGAGGCTCGGTGTCCGCGGGCTACACGGCCGCGCTCAACGTCACGATATAG